Proteins encoded within one genomic window of Triticum aestivum cultivar Chinese Spring chromosome 2D, IWGSC CS RefSeq v2.1, whole genome shotgun sequence:
- the LOC123054971 gene encoding cullin-3A, with protein sequence MNPQRKRIPKIEPFKHRVEVDPKFFDKSWKKLDDAIREIYNHNASGLSFEELYRTAYNMVLHKHGGRLYDKLAENLKGHLREMGKLVEAAQGGLFLEELQRRWADHIKALQMIRDILMYMDRTFIPSSKKTPVFEHGLELWRDIVVRSPKIHGRLVDTLLELIHRERMGEMINRGLMRNTTKMLMELGSSVYQDDFERPFLEVSASFYSGESQQCIERCDCGEYLKNAEKRLAEESERVSLYMDAKTADKIANVVDKEMLSIHMQRLFLMENSGLVNMLINDKHEDLTRMYDLFKRVPDGHSTIRSLMASHVKETGKILVTDPERLRDPVDFVQRLLNEKDKYDEIVSVSFSNEKTFQNALNASFEHFINLNNRSPEFISLYVDDKLRKGVKGAANEEDIETVLDKVMMLFRYLQEKDVFEKYYKQHLAKRLLSGKTSSDEAERNMLVKLKTECGYQFTSKLESMFTDLKTSQDTMQSFYANLSGDSDGPTISVQILTTGSWPTQPCATCNLPPEILGVSELFRAHYLGTHNGRRLTWQTNMGNADIKATFGDRKHELNVSTYQMCVLMLFNSTDTLTYKEIEQNTAIPPVDLKRCLQSLACVKGKNVLRKEPMSKDISDSDAFHFNDKFSSKLVKVKIGTVVAQKESEPEKQETRHRVEEDRKPQIEAAIVRIMKSRRVLDHNSIVTEVTKQLQARFLPNPVVIKKRIESLIEREFLERDKVDRKLYRYLA encoded by the exons atgaaTCCCCAGCGGAAGCGCATCCCCAAGATCGAGCCCTTCAAGCACCGGGTCGAGGTCGACCCCAAGTTCTTCGACAAGTCGTGGAAGAAGCTCGATGACGCCATCCGCGAGATTTACAACCACAACGCCAGCGGCCTCTCCTTCGAGGAGCTCTACAG GACCGCATATAACATGGTTCTTCACAAGCATGGTGGGAGGCTCTACGATAAATTGGCAGAGAACTTGAAAGGACACCTTAGAGAAATGGGCAAATTAGTAGAGGCTGCCCAAGGTGGTTTGTTCTTGGAGGAGCTACAGAGAAGGTGGGCTGATCATATCAAGGCATTACAGATGATCAGAGATATTCTGATGTATATGGATAGAACATTTATTCCATCTAGCAAAAAGACACCTGTCTTTGAACATGGTCTAGAACTGTGGAGAGATATTGTTGTCCGCTCCCCCAAAATTCATGGGAGGTTGGTCGACACACTTCTGGAACTCATTCATAGAGAGAGGATGGGTGAGATGATAAACAGAGGTTTGATGAGGAACACAACCAAGATGCTGATGGAACTGGGGTCGTCTGTCTACCAGGATGACTTTGAGAGGCCATTCCTTGAGGTGTCTGCAAGTTTCTATAGTGGTGAGTCGCAGCAGTGCATCGAGCGTTGCGACTGTGGTGAGTACCTGAAGAATGCCGAGAAGCGGCTTGCTGAGGAATCTGAACGTGTTTCGCTGTATATGGACGCCAAAACTGCAGACAAGATAGCTAATGTTGTGGACAAAGAGATGCTCTCGATTCACATGCAGAGGTTGTTTCTTATGGAGAATTCTGGTCTTGTGAATATGCTCATTAATGACAAGCATGAAGACCTGACCAGGATGTATGACTTGTTTAAACGTGTCCCTGATGGGCATTCAACCATTAGATCTCTCATGGCTTCTCATGTCAAGGAGACTGGAAAGATTTTGGTGACTGACCCAGAGAGATTAAGGGACCCTGTTGATTTCGTCCAGCGTCTTCTAAATGAGAAGGACAAGTATGATGAGATTGTCAGTGTTTCATTCAGCAATGAAAAGACTTTCCAGAATGCTTTGAATGCCTCATTTGAGCATTTCATCAACTTAAACAACCGCTCCCCTGAGTTCATATCATTGTATGTTGATGACAAGCTTCGGAAAGGTGTGAAAGGTGCTGCCAATGAAGAGGATATTGAGACAGTTCTGGACAAGGTTATGATGCTGTTCAGGTACTTGCAGGAGAAAGATGTTTTTGAGAAGTATTACAAGCAGCACTTGGCAAAACGCCTTCTATCTGGGAAAACTAGTTCTGATGAAGCTGAGAGGaacatgcttgtgaagctcaagacAGAATGTGGCTACCAGTTCACGTCAAAGTTGGAAAGCATGTTCACTGATTTGAAGACGTCTCAGGATACGATGCAAAGTTTCTATGCCAATCTCTCTGGTGACAGTGATGGCCCAACAATATCTGTCCAGATTCTCACCACTGGATCTTGGCCAACACAGCCATGCGCTACCTGCAATCTTCCACCTGAGATCCTTGGTGTTTCTGAGCTGTTCCGTGCACATTACCTGGGCACGCACAATGGCAGGAGATTGACATGGCAGACAAATATGGGGAATGCAGATATCAAGGCAACATTTGGAGACCGCAAGCATGAGCTGAATGTCTCAACTTACCAGATGTGTGTCCTGATGCTGTTCAACTCAACAGATACTTTGACCTACAAGGAAATTGAGCAGAACACAGCCATACCACCTGTTGATCTGAAGCGCTGCCTCCAGTCTCTTGCCTGTGTGAAGGGCAAGAACGTGCTGCGGAAGGAGCCCATGAGCAAGGACATATCCGACAGCGACGCTTTCCACTTCAATGACAAGTTCAGCAGCAAGTTGGTGAAGGTGAAGATTGGCACGGTGGTTGCACAGAAGGAGTCTGAGCCGGAGAAGCAGGAGACCCGCCACAGGGTCGAGGAGGACCGGAAGCCCCAGATCGAGGCAGCCATCGTGAGGATCATGAAGTCCAGGAGGGTCCTGGACCACAACAGCATAGTGACGGAGGTGACGAAGCAGCTCCAGGCGCGCTTCCTGCCCAACCCGGTGGTGATCAAGAAGAGGATCGAGTCCCTGATCGAGCGCGAGTTCCTGGAGAGGGACAAGGTAGATAGGAAGCTCTACCGCTATCTCGCGTAA